The Solanum pennellii chromosome 11, SPENNV200 genome contains a region encoding:
- the LOC107003135 gene encoding protein SODIUM POTASSIUM ROOT DEFECTIVE 2-like has protein sequence MKSIDLFCASPASTAICSSMDQYTMVRRGIRHQIDRLGDPRTPKIKTPIPCSSNQLPFDPKTYYHQNKNRKSHDEKLRRKSSADVTDLGNSSRYLLSDHTTNTPFIDFLSSSGDASKALIPTKPLRAKSTNERLMYRSSSLESPVYKPSSAYSNDLCIYKSTRSCPGEQVVELRVSIHCKGCEGKVRKHISRMEGVKSFNIDLASKKVTVIGDVTPLGVLTSVSKVKNAQFWPFPTTSSSSSSSSSSSWSSPMI, from the exons atgaaatccaTAGATCTTTTTTGTGCTTCTCCTGCTTCCACGGCCATATGTTCAAGTATGGATCAATATACTATGGTTCGTCGTGGCATTAGGCATCAAATCGATCGATTAGGCGATCCTCGTACGCCAAAAATCAAAACTCCAATTCCATGTTCATCTAATCAACTTCCATTCGATCCCAAAACTTActatcatcaaaataaaaatcgaAAGAGTCATGATGAAAAATTACGTCGTAAAAGCTCAGCTGATGTCACTGACTTAGGTAATTCTTCTAGGTACTTGTTAAGTGATCATACTACTAATACTCCATTTATAGATTTCTTATCATCATCTGGAGATGCATCAAAAGCTTTGATTCCTACCAAACCTTTAAGGGCTAAAAGCACAAACGAACGACTCATGTATCGATCTTCATCGCTCGAATCTCCCGTATATAAACCTTCATCGGCTTATTCAAATGATTTGTGTATCTATAAATCAACTCGTTCATGCCCTGGTGAACAG GTTGTGGAATTGAGGGTGTCGATCCATTGCAAAGGTTGTGAAGGGAAAGTAAGAAAACATATCTCCAGAATGGAAG GAGTAAAATCTTTTAATATCGATTTGGCTTCGAAAAAAGTTACAGTCATCGGCGATGTGACACCATTAGGAGTATTGACAAGTGTTTCTAAGGTGAAAAATGCACAATTTTGGCCATTTCCAACAACTTCTTCATCATCGTCTTCATCCTCCTCCTCGTCCTGGTCTTCTCCGATGATTTAA